Proteins from a genomic interval of bacterium:
- the aroA gene encoding 3-phosphoshikimate 1-carboxyvinyltransferase: MDVRVKRVENIEGEIEVPGDKSISHRSLIFGAISEGTTEIKNLLESSDCFSTLECLEKSGIKIEKGKTYKIYGNTFREPEDILDCGNSGTTIRLLSGVLSSKNFLSILTGDNSLKQRPMKRIIEPLEKMGTLIIGRENNSFPPIVIKGRKLNGIDYKIPVSSAQVKSCIILASLFSDGETTIEEPYQTRDHTERMLQYFGGEIIKEGNKIHIPGNQKLYGRNVIIPGDFSSASYFIAIGLLIKNSKIRIKNINLNPTRTYFLKVIEKMGGEIKITDQKKVCNEEVGTIEIEYKGKLNGIEIGEKEVPLIIDEIPLIGVIASVSNGKTIISGAKELRYKESDRIKAIVSQLKKMGSEIYEKEDGFEIHGVEKLKGNNVNSWNDHRIAMCLTIAGLIADGETKIENTDCVKISFPQFYDLLSSIKIPISQ, from the coding sequence ATGGATGTAAGAGTTAAAAGAGTTGAAAATATAGAAGGAGAAATAGAAGTTCCTGGTGATAAATCAATTTCTCATAGAAGTTTAATTTTTGGTGCTATTTCAGAAGGAACAACAGAAATAAAAAATTTACTTGAAAGTTCTGATTGTTTTTCAACATTAGAATGCCTTGAAAAATCAGGCATCAAAATTGAAAAGGGAAAAACATATAAAATTTATGGCAACACATTTAGAGAACCAGAAGATATTCTTGATTGTGGAAATTCAGGAACAACAATAAGATTACTTTCAGGAGTTCTCTCTTCAAAAAATTTCCTATCAATTCTTACAGGGGACAATTCATTAAAACAAAGACCTATGAAAAGAATTATTGAACCATTAGAAAAAATGGGAACTCTTATAATTGGTAGAGAAAATAATTCATTTCCTCCTATTGTAATAAAAGGTAGAAAATTAAATGGAATTGACTATAAAATTCCTGTTTCTTCTGCTCAGGTTAAAAGTTGTATAATACTTGCCTCTCTTTTTTCAGATGGAGAAACAACAATTGAAGAACCATACCAGACAAGAGACCATACAGAGAGGATGCTACAATATTTTGGTGGAGAAATTATAAAAGAAGGAAATAAAATTCATATTCCAGGAAACCAGAAACTTTATGGAAGAAATGTTATCATTCCAGGTGATTTTTCTTCTGCTTCTTATTTTATTGCAATTGGTTTGCTTATCAAAAATTCAAAAATAAGAATAAAAAATATTAATTTAAATCCTACAAGAACATACTTTTTAAAAGTAATTGAAAAAATGGGTGGAGAAATAAAAATAACCGACCAAAAAAAAGTATGTAATGAAGAAGTTGGGACAATTGAAATAGAATATAAAGGAAAATTAAATGGAATTGAAATAGGGGAAAAAGAAGTGCCTCTTATTATTGATGAAATACCACTAATTGGAGTAATTGCATCAGTTTCAAATGGAAAAACAATTATTTCAGGAGCAAAAGAATTAAGATATAAAGAATCAGATAGAATAAAAGCAATTGTTAGCCAACTTAAAAAAATGGGTAGTGAAATATATGAAAAAGAAGACGGATTTGAAATTCATGGTGTTGAAAAATTAAAAGGTAATAATGTAAATTCATGGAATGACCATAGAATTGCAATGTGTTTGACCATTGCAGGACTTATTGCAGATGGAGAAACGAAAATTGAAAATACTGATTGTGTTAAAATATCATTTCCACAATTTTATGATTTACTTTCCTCTATCAAAATTCCAATTTCCCAGTAA
- a CDS encoding AAA family ATPase — MRKIAVINQKGGSGKTTSVVNIGWCLSENKRKVLLIDLDPQAHTTIHLGFEPPNIEKSIYEVLINEVPIDETIVQINNYLYLVPSKIELASAEIELVTAVGREIILKEILKKYKKRFDYILIDCPPSLGLLTLNALTTVNEVFIPIQAEFFALEGLTKLLQTIQLVKERLNPSLEISGIILTMFDMRKNICKDVADKVKNHFNEKIFKTFIRENVRLAEAPSFGKSIYQFSPDSHGASDYRKLTKEIIAQEKKK; from the coding sequence ATGAGAAAAATTGCTGTTATAAATCAAAAAGGTGGTTCAGGAAAAACAACAAGTGTAGTTAATATTGGATGGTGTCTATCAGAAAACAAAAGAAAAGTCCTTTTAATTGACCTTGACCCACAAGCACATACAACAATACATTTAGGTTTTGAACCACCTAATATAGAAAAATCAATATATGAAGTTCTAATAAATGAAGTTCCCATTGATGAGACAATTGTTCAAATTAATAATTATCTTTATTTGGTGCCATCAAAAATTGAACTTGCAAGTGCTGAAATAGAACTCGTCACTGCTGTTGGTAGAGAAATAATTTTGAAAGAGATATTAAAAAAATACAAAAAAAGATTTGATTATATTTTAATTGATTGTCCCCCTTCTCTTGGACTTTTAACTTTAAATGCTTTAACAACAGTAAATGAAGTTTTTATTCCCATTCAGGCAGAATTTTTTGCATTGGAAGGACTTACAAAATTATTACAAACAATACAGCTTGTTAAAGAACGACTAAACCCATCTCTTGAAATATCAGGAATTATTTTAACTATGTTTGATATGAGAAAAAATATATGCAAGGATGTTGCAGACAAAGTAAAGAATCATTTCAATGAAAAAATTTTTAAAACATTTATAAGAGAAAATGTCCGACTTGCAGAAGCACCAAGTTTTGGAAAATCAATTTACCAGTTTTCTCCTGATTCACATGGTGCATCTGACTATAGAAAATTAACAAAAGAAATTATTGCACAGGAAAAGAAAAAATGA